A DNA window from Streptomyces canus contains the following coding sequences:
- a CDS encoding GntR family transcriptional regulator produces the protein MTSFAPDSIVLNRKLPLWYQVSQSLRASILGRSPQDPLRLPTEEQLAGHYGVSVLTMRQALKELEDEGLISRHRRRGTFIEPDARRGTPVRLLGSVDAIVAQQSGMTTELLEHGKSPVPPELAEHFPELDEVAAYHRLRSDEKTGEPTNHARNYVRPGLAARIDPSDLARWPMTKVLRDVVGADIGRITDTVEARLADPETARLLQVPLLSPILHYTGVTYDTDGRVLDVAVIHYRGDRFSFTVTLDAT, from the coding sequence GTGACCTCCTTCGCCCCGGACTCGATCGTCCTGAACCGCAAGCTGCCGCTCTGGTACCAGGTGTCGCAGTCCCTGCGTGCCTCGATACTCGGCCGCTCACCCCAGGACCCGCTCCGCCTGCCCACCGAGGAACAGCTGGCCGGCCACTACGGCGTGAGCGTGCTGACCATGCGGCAGGCGCTGAAGGAGCTGGAGGACGAGGGGCTGATCTCCCGCCACCGCCGCCGGGGCACCTTCATCGAGCCGGACGCCCGCCGGGGCACCCCCGTCCGGCTGCTCGGCTCGGTGGACGCGATCGTGGCCCAGCAGTCCGGCATGACGACCGAGCTGCTGGAGCACGGCAAGTCGCCCGTGCCGCCCGAACTGGCCGAGCACTTCCCGGAATTGGACGAGGTGGCCGCGTACCACCGACTGCGCAGCGACGAGAAGACAGGCGAGCCGACCAACCACGCCCGCAACTACGTCCGCCCCGGACTGGCCGCGCGCATCGACCCGTCGGATCTGGCGCGATGGCCGATGACCAAGGTGCTGCGGGACGTCGTCGGGGCGGACATCGGCCGCATCACGGACACCGTGGAGGCGCGTCTCGCGGACCCGGAGACCGCCCGGCTGCTCCAAGTCCCGTTGCTCAGCCCGATCCTGCACTACACGGGGGTCACCTACGACACGGACGGCCGGGTGCTGGACGTGGCGGTGATCCACTACCGGGGCGACCGCTTCTCCTTCACGGTGACCCTGGACGCCACATGA
- a CDS encoding type ISP restriction/modification enzyme → MPSVTHDDAPALADLMPWSVAPPRLGRGWPTGPDAASLKARWDALLKAEGPDREALFEPTRSRTLRSAVGQLPGRTGGTERLARATGPCPEPVRVLRAPFDEQWLIPDHRLIDAARPELWRVADEHQVFVVETPTDSHGPQLLATSLLPLLRPGRVRPLYRRPGGTEPNLAPGLLKHLRTRLGTTVEPLDALAWILAAIRPDLTVPLTDDPELWSRGVESGHRVLWLMRRDGDRPKLPGGRRPYVRAPLPSRPLTLDYDRDEEALLLDEGRISPVPPKAWDFEAGGVRVLEQWFTARVTEPEPGTLSAIRPATWPQPWTSELLELITVLALLADLQPLQDESTPRITASELRQAGVLPVPDSSRRPASVLDGHEEGPEGQLALL, encoded by the coding sequence ATGCCCAGCGTGACGCACGACGACGCTCCGGCGCTGGCGGACCTCATGCCGTGGTCCGTCGCACCGCCGCGGCTCGGCCGGGGGTGGCCGACGGGCCCCGACGCCGCCTCCCTGAAAGCCCGCTGGGACGCCCTGCTGAAGGCCGAGGGACCCGACCGGGAAGCCCTGTTCGAGCCCACCCGCTCCCGCACCCTGCGCTCGGCGGTCGGGCAGCTGCCGGGGCGGACGGGCGGCACCGAGAGGCTCGCGCGCGCCACCGGCCCCTGCCCGGAGCCGGTACGGGTCCTGCGCGCGCCCTTCGACGAGCAGTGGCTGATCCCGGACCACCGGCTGATCGACGCGGCCCGGCCCGAGCTCTGGCGGGTGGCGGACGAGCACCAGGTGTTCGTGGTGGAGACACCCACGGACAGCCACGGCCCCCAGCTCCTGGCCACCTCCCTCCTCCCCCTGCTCCGCCCCGGCCGGGTACGCCCCCTGTACCGCCGCCCGGGCGGCACGGAGCCGAACCTGGCCCCGGGGCTCCTGAAGCACCTGCGGACGCGCCTCGGGACCACGGTGGAACCCCTGGACGCCCTCGCCTGGATCCTGGCGGCGATCCGCCCGGACCTCACCGTCCCGCTCACCGACGACCCCGAACTGTGGTCCCGCGGCGTCGAGTCGGGCCACCGCGTCCTCTGGCTGATGCGCCGCGACGGCGACCGCCCCAAGCTGCCCGGAGGCCGCCGCCCCTACGTCCGCGCACCCCTGCCGTCCCGTCCCCTGACCCTGGACTACGACCGCGACGAGGAGGCCCTGCTGCTGGACGAGGGCCGCATCTCCCCCGTACCGCCGAAGGCCTGGGACTTCGAGGCCGGCGGAGTGCGGGTCCTGGAGCAGTGGTTCACGGCCCGCGTCACGGAACCGGAGCCGGGCACGTTGTCCGCGATCCGGCCCGCGACATGGCCGCAGCCGTGGACCTCGGAGCTCCTCGAACTGATCACCGTGCTGGCCCTGCTGGCGGATCTCCAGCCCCTCCAGGACGAGTCGACGCCCCGGATCACGGCGAGCGAGCTGCGCCAGGCGGGGGTCCTGCCCGTCCCGGACTCGTCACGCAGGCCGGCCTCGGTCCTGGACGGGCACGAGGAGGGGCCGGAGGGGCAGCTCGCCCTGCTCTAG
- a CDS encoding TetR/AcrR family transcriptional regulator encodes MAGRAAVPEVIWARPERTGRGPKPAFTRADIAAAAVRLADAGGLDAVSMRHVAAELGCGTMSLYNYVPRKEDLYELMVDAVSGEHELFEPTGDWRADMLRNARQTKALMHRHAWMVRLMSGVYGFSPNALRYLEHCLACLDPLDAPSGTKIELVAMLNGCVTTYVSNELSTAERVRSLPWSQEQENAVRIAYLGSQVASGAYPRLAASFMEDAGPIDLDAVFERMLERVLDGFEPRS; translated from the coding sequence ATGGCGGGCCGAGCGGCCGTACCCGAAGTGATCTGGGCACGTCCCGAGCGGACGGGGCGTGGGCCCAAACCCGCGTTCACCAGGGCGGACATCGCTGCCGCGGCGGTGCGGCTCGCGGATGCCGGGGGTCTGGACGCGGTGTCCATGCGGCATGTCGCGGCCGAACTGGGCTGCGGGACGATGTCCCTGTACAACTACGTCCCCCGTAAGGAGGACCTGTACGAGCTGATGGTGGACGCGGTCAGCGGGGAGCACGAGCTGTTCGAGCCGACCGGCGACTGGCGGGCCGACATGCTCCGCAACGCGCGCCAGACCAAGGCGCTCATGCACCGGCACGCCTGGATGGTGCGGCTGATGTCAGGGGTGTACGGCTTCAGCCCCAACGCCCTGCGTTACCTGGAGCACTGCCTCGCCTGTCTCGACCCGCTGGACGCCCCCAGCGGCACGAAGATCGAGCTGGTCGCGATGCTCAACGGGTGCGTGACGACGTACGTCTCGAACGAGCTGTCCACGGCGGAGCGGGTGCGGTCGCTGCCGTGGTCGCAGGAGCAGGAGAACGCGGTGCGGATCGCGTATCTCGGCAGTCAGGTGGCGTCGGGGGCGTATCCGCGGCTGGCGGCCTCGTTCATGGAGGACGCGGGGCCGATCGATCTGGACGCGGTGTTCGAGCGGATGCTGGAGCGGGTCCTGGACGGCTTCGAGCCCAGAAGCTAG
- a CDS encoding ATP-binding cassette domain-containing protein — protein sequence MTSTYAVLSEGLEKRFGEVHALRGLDLAVAPGAVCGILGSNGAGKTTAVRLLTTLLRPDAGSARVAGHDLVREPEAVRRAIAVTGQYASVDGDLTGRQNLRLFARLHRVRGPAERAADLLDRFGLAESADRAASTYSGGMRRRLDLAASLIRRPEILFLDEPTTGLDPASRNLIWDAVRDLTADGTTVLLTTQYLEEADQLAHDIALVDKGRVAHTGSPSQLKALIGAHVEIVVADADVLAKAAGVLDQLTGGEPSFDHVRNSVGAVTRDTTLTLPRLVRELDAAGVPLLDASIRPPTLDDVFLRLTKEVAA from the coding sequence ATGACTTCTACGTACGCTGTACTTAGTGAAGGTCTGGAAAAGCGGTTCGGGGAGGTCCATGCCCTGCGCGGTCTCGATCTCGCGGTCGCTCCGGGCGCGGTCTGCGGCATCCTCGGCAGCAACGGCGCGGGCAAAACCACGGCCGTACGGCTGCTGACCACGCTGCTGCGGCCGGACGCCGGCTCCGCACGGGTCGCCGGACACGATCTCGTCCGGGAACCGGAGGCCGTACGGCGCGCCATCGCCGTCACCGGGCAGTACGCCTCGGTCGACGGGGACCTCACCGGGCGGCAGAACCTCAGGCTGTTCGCCCGGCTGCACCGGGTGCGGGGGCCGGCCGAGCGGGCCGCCGACCTGCTCGACCGCTTCGGGCTGGCCGAGTCCGCCGACCGGGCCGCGTCCACCTACTCGGGGGGTATGCGCCGCCGCCTGGACCTGGCGGCGAGCCTGATCCGCCGCCCCGAGATCCTGTTCCTCGACGAGCCGACGACCGGCCTCGACCCGGCCAGCCGCAATCTCATCTGGGACGCCGTGCGCGACCTCACGGCGGACGGCACCACCGTGCTGCTGACCACGCAGTACCTGGAGGAGGCCGACCAACTCGCCCATGACATCGCCCTGGTGGACAAGGGGCGGGTCGCGCACACGGGTTCGCCGTCCCAGCTCAAGGCGTTGATCGGGGCGCACGTCGAGATCGTCGTCGCGGACGCGGACGTCCTGGCGAAGGCGGCCGGCGTGCTGGACCAACTCACCGGCGGGGAACCGTCGTTCGACCACGTCCGGAACTCGGTCGGCGCGGTCACCCGGGACACCACGCTCACGCTGCCCCGGCTGGTGCGTGAACTGGACGCGGCGGGGGTGCCGTTGCTCGACGCGAGCATCCGGCCGCCGACCCTCGACGACGTCTTCCTGCGACTCACCAAGGAGGTTGCGGCATGA